ATCGCCGAGTCGGACGACGTGCCCGACCCGCTGCTGCACGAGTTGCGGGCCGCCGCCGACGTGGCGGAACGCAAGGGGGTGCCGGTCGAGCTGGTGGCCGTCGGGGTGCCGCCGGACCTTCCGGTGGAGGTGCGGCGGCGGCTGGTCGACCCACTCGTCGCCGCCCTCGCCGACGCCCGGGACCGGGCCCGACTGACCGTCGTCGCGCGACCCGACGAGGTGGTGGTGGGTCTGGTCACGCCGGACCACGACGGGCCGGAGGCGACCGGCCCGCCGGGCGGGACCGCGCAGCACGGCCCGGTGGAACTTCTGCAGGAACGGGACGGGGAGATCAGGTGGACGCAGACCCGATGGCGGAGGACGTGACGGGTGGGCAGCCGGTCGGTGTGTCGATCGTGGACGACCACCCGGTCGTGCTCGACGGGGTGCGGGCCTGGCTGTCCACCGAGCCTCGGCTGCGGGTGCTGGCCACCGGGAACGACCCGGAGGTGGTGCTCCGGTCCGCCCCGGAGGCCGACGTGATCCTGCTCGACCTCCGGCTGCACGGTCGGATGGTGATCGACAAGCTGGCCGGGTTGAGCGCCGCCGGCCGCCGGGTGGTGGTCTACTCGGAGCACACCGAACCGGAGACGATGCTGGCCGCGCTGGACGCCGGGGCGGTGGCGTTCCTCGCCAAGCACGAGGGACGCGAGCACTGCGTGGCCACCGTGCTGGCCGCCGCCAGCGACCGCCCGTACGTGCCGCCGGCGCTGGCCGGGGCGATGGTCGGTGACACCCGCCCGGACCGGCCGGCCCTGTCCGACAAGGAGCGTGAGGCGCTGCTGCTGTGGTTCCAGTCGATGTCGAAGGCGTCGGTGGCCCGCCGGATGCAGATCAGCGAGCACACCGTCAAGCAGTACGTGGACCGGGCGCGGATCAAGTACAGCCGGGCGGGCAGACCGGCGGCGACCAAGGCGGCGCTGCTCGCCCGGGCGATCGAGGACGGCCTCGTCCGGCCGGAGGAGATCGGCATCTACCGGTCACACGCGTCGACCGACCGGCCGACCCCCTAACGGGTGTCATGACAGCCGGTGGTGCG
The Micromonospora sp. R77 DNA segment above includes these coding regions:
- a CDS encoding response regulator transcription factor; its protein translation is MDADPMAEDVTGGQPVGVSIVDDHPVVLDGVRAWLSTEPRLRVLATGNDPEVVLRSAPEADVILLDLRLHGRMVIDKLAGLSAAGRRVVVYSEHTEPETMLAALDAGAVAFLAKHEGREHCVATVLAAASDRPYVPPALAGAMVGDTRPDRPALSDKEREALLLWFQSMSKASVARRMQISEHTVKQYVDRARIKYSRAGRPAATKAALLARAIEDGLVRPEEIGIYRSHASTDRPTP